In one window of Lampris incognitus isolate fLamInc1 chromosome 3, fLamInc1.hap2, whole genome shotgun sequence DNA:
- the fpgt gene encoding fucose-1-phosphate guanylyltransferase, whose protein sequence is MNEDGIKRLQFATREKLRRFNCMRGKELQPGGFWDVVVVTAVDESQKDAYETQIAEKIDRKELPLGIHYNVFSDPPGAKIGNGGSTLYALQCLDDIYGKTLGRFKVILIHAGGFSQRLPNASALGKIFTALPIGEPLYQMLELKLAMYVDFPSQMKPGILVTCADDIEIYSIAEDESVRFDKPGFTALAHPSLLSVGTTHGVFVLEQHEKTEPSEMEYISCLHFLHKPSISKMRDSGAVCQMRGVGSSLTNTEFVYTDSTYYLDYDTAIALCGLLKEVGPLECEIDAYGDFLQALGPKATIAYTCDTANVTQQQSSLVEIRKKIFHRLRGTPLNVLVLNNSKFYHVGTTDEYLYHLTKDTTLRTELGLLSSAFSDCPDEASDGSIVSCVMYSILDPSCAVAPGSVVEYCRLEAGVTVGKRSILSGCWVNVGHSVPEGVFMHSLCVNIQAQTAFVTIVFGVVDNLKRGVEGPAYIEGLELFGVSLEECLTHWGLGNEMLRFSGGMSICSLWNACLFPVCSDRQRSFSMSLDMVQAVLNGSTLALPKDTKLMSMHEALQCKNLEEMLKFRRGLHSDLTQRRRSSS, encoded by the exons ATGAATGAAGACGGTATAAAGCGATTACAGTTTGCAACAAGAGAAAAGCTGAGAAGATTTAATTGTATGCGGG GCAAAGAGTTGCAGCCTGGAGGCTTCTGGGATGTGGTTGTTGTGACTGCTGTAGATGAGAGCCAAAAGGATGCATACGAGACACAGATCGCAGAGAAAATTGATAGAAAAGAGCTGCCTCTGGGAATTCATTATAATGTCTTCTCAGATCCACCTGGAGCTAAAATAG GGAATGGAGGTTCAACTCTTTATGCATTGCAATGTCTGGATGACATCTATGGAAAGACGCTGGGCAGATTCAAAGTTATTCTTATCCATGCAG GAGGGTTCAGCCAGCGTTTACCCAACGCGAGTGCCCTGGGGAAGATCTTCACCGCCCTTCCCATCGGTGAACCTCTCTATCAGATGCTAGAGCTCAAACTGGCAATGTATGTGGATTTCCCATCTCAAATGAAGCCTGGCATACTGGTGACCTGTGCAGATGACATAGAAATTTACAGTATTGCAGAGGACGAGAGTGTCAGGTTTGACAAGCCTGGCTTTACTGCCCTTGCCCATCCTTCCCTGCTCTCCGTTGGAACTACCCACGGGGTatttgtgttggagcagcatgaaAAGACCGAGCCTTCAGAAATGGAATACATTTCCTGCCTTCACTTCCTGCATAAGCCAAGCATCAGCAAGATGCGAGACAGTGGTGCTGTCTGTCAGATGCGCGGGGTTGGCAGCTCTTTGACCAACACTGAATTTGTCTACACAGACAGTACATATTACTTGGACTATGACACTGCAATAGCTCTTTGTGGTTTATTGAAAGAGGTTGGGCCTTTGGAGTGTGAAATTGACGCCTACGGGGATTTCCTCCAAGCACTGGGGCCCAAAGCCACCATAGCATACACCTGTGACACTGCTAACGTCACCCAACAGCAGAGCAGCCTGGTGGAGATACGTAAGAAGATATTTCATCGTCTCAGAGGAACGCCCTTAAATGTTCTTGTCCTCAACAACTCCAAGTTTTATCACGTCGGAACCACCGATGAGTACCTCTATCACCTTACCAAGGACACCACTCTGAGGACTGAACTGggtctcctctcctctgcctttAGTGATTGTCCTGACGAGGCCTCCGATGGTTCCATAGTCTCCTGTGTTATGTACAGCATCCTGGATCCCAGTTGTGCTGTGGCCCCTGGGTCAGTGGTTGAGTACTGCCGACTGGAGGCCGGCGTGACCGTAGGCAAGCGGTCTATCCTTAGTGGCTGCTGGGTCAATGTGGGTCACTCTGTGCCCGAAGGAGTCTTCATGCATTCGCTCTGCGTGAACATCCAGGCTCAAACAGCCTTCGTGACCATCGTTTTCGGTGTGGTCGACAACCTGAAGCGGGGTGTGGAAGGCCCCGCTTATATAGAAGGCCTGGAGCTCTTTGGGGTCAGCCTGGAGGAGTGTCTGACCCATTGGGGTCTGGGTAACGAGATGCTGAGGTTCTCGGGTGGCATGTCCATTTGTAGTTTGTGGAACGCCTGTCTGTTTCCTGTGTGCTCTGACCGACAGCGCTCGTTCTCCATGTCTTTGGATATGGTGCAGGCCGTCCTGAATGGCTCAACGCTCGCGCTACCCAAGGACACAAAGCTGATGTCCATGCACGAGGCTCTACAGTGTAAGAATCTAGAGGAGATGTTGAAGTTTCGGAGGGGACTGCACAGTGACCTCACACAGAGGAGGAGGTCAAGCAGTTAA